The Microaerobacter geothermalis genome contains the following window.
AATTGGAGTACGTCCGATCAACCTCCACCCTCCCGGTGTCTCGATAGGATAAATCCCGGTCTGTGCCCCTGCAATCCCTACTGAACCAGCAGGAATAGCAGATCGCGGATTTTCTAAACGAGGGGTGGCAATTTTTTCGTTCATCCCACCCAAATATGGAAAACCTGGTACAAATCCCATCATGTAAATCAAGTAGTCAGGCTGGCTATGAACTTGTATCAATTCTTCAACGGTCATCCCATGATATTTTGCCACATAAAAAAGATCAGGACCATATTCTCCGCCATATAATGTGGGAATCGTAATCACCTGAGCCGGAGGCAATGTTACTTGTTTCATTTCATAAAAAACTTGCTCCAATCGGTTACAAAGTTCTTTGTATCGGATCACGTGAGGTTGATAAAATACCGTTACAGCCGTATAGGTCGGTATCCATTCGACGATCCCTACGATAGGAAATTCTTCCAGATACCGGCAGTAACTGCGAATCATCCCATTGATAGCGGGGTCGATT
Protein-coding sequences here:
- the pxpB gene encoding 5-oxoprolinase subunit PxpB; translated protein: MSSFTFKPLGDCGVRIQMGEKIDPAINGMIRSYCRYLEEFPIVGIVEWIPTYTAVTVFYQPHVIRYKELCNRLEQVFYEMKQVTLPPAQVITIPTLYGGEYGPDLFYVAKYHGMTVEELIQVHSQPDYLIYMMGFVPGFPYLGGMNEKIATPRLENPRSAIPAGSVGIAGAQTGIYPIETPGGWRLIGRTPIRLYDPSDKNPVLLKAGDYLRFQAIDEEEFKQIEEQVKLGTYHVERSPYKGGE